Proteins encoded together in one Psychrobacter sanguinis window:
- a CDS encoding PIG-L deacetylase family protein → MATVGSDTNIGQQKDQPSHSDNKDGSKNKEHNHPIVGDRVIEGEGTSQEAWQNWQGLHDLPKLDIAKSFCADFPAPRLAEAETQLPRVCVFAPHPDDEILGCAGLLQKLAANGNPILLVHVTNGTQSHPDSQIYPPSKLAVIRPNESVAALKVLGIEHQVATAALDLEDGKVFEQQELFYQKLDDIIQPNDILITPFVHDGHPDHEATGHVVTTYAKQHNLDCYQALIWAWHWAKPSDSRIPWQNAVRFELTTEQLQRKVDAIHCFESQITVDDSTGNPPILSAQTITRISQPWEVYLYE, encoded by the coding sequence ATGGCAACTGTAGGCTCTGATACCAATATCGGTCAGCAAAAAGATCAACCTAGTCACTCGGATAATAAAGACGGCTCTAAAAACAAAGAGCATAATCATCCCATCGTTGGCGACCGTGTCATTGAAGGTGAAGGGACTAGCCAAGAAGCATGGCAGAACTGGCAAGGTCTGCATGATTTACCAAAATTAGATATCGCTAAAAGCTTTTGTGCAGACTTCCCAGCTCCTAGGCTAGCCGAAGCCGAAACGCAACTGCCTCGGGTATGTGTCTTTGCACCGCATCCTGACGATGAGATATTGGGCTGTGCTGGATTACTGCAAAAGTTAGCAGCCAATGGCAATCCTATCTTATTGGTTCATGTTACCAATGGTACCCAAAGCCACCCTGACTCTCAAATTTATCCACCCAGTAAACTTGCAGTAATCCGTCCTAATGAAAGCGTTGCCGCCTTAAAAGTCTTAGGTATAGAACATCAAGTGGCTACTGCTGCTTTAGATTTGGAAGACGGTAAAGTGTTTGAGCAGCAAGAACTGTTTTATCAGAAGCTTGACGACATTATCCAGCCCAATGATATTTTGATAACGCCTTTTGTTCATGATGGACACCCTGACCATGAAGCAACCGGTCATGTGGTGACTACCTATGCCAAGCAGCATAACTTGGATTGCTATCAAGCCCTAATCTGGGCGTGGCATTGGGCCAAGCCTTCCGATAGCCGCATACCCTGGCAAAATGCGGTCAGATTTGAATTAACGACTGAGCAACTGCAGCGTAAAGTGGATGCCATTCACTGTTTCGAAAGTCAAATTACGGTCGATGACAGTACCGGCAACCCCCCTATTTTATCTGCTCAAACCATCACTAGAATTAGCCAGCCTTGGGAAGTATATCTGTATGAGTAA
- a CDS encoding acyl-CoA dehydrogenase family protein, which yields MSISEEKNGLLARIRASVESLLPINQHNKRCDTFNMTDDIRQKVLQVLVTFSDEIPHPAQVSTDASNLESVNKQNNEGQNKNTESSTLLRWQVLAYISGIDLTLAKWFESHLDALSILYELGHGETQQGLWAVWAAEGHPNPIRYQDGKISGSKSWCSGAHIVDYALMTYRDEQGKSQLLTVDMNQSGIDIDNSAWQAVGMQATDTATVTFDHVAATQVGTPNAYLDRVGFWHGAAGVAACWYGATASLAAYLIESYQQKPNDYKAMYLGQISSDLAVSRQYLHQVAYLIDSQPEDNHELAIRQLRTNIEQLARQVIETVGQALGAAPFCGNAHFATLSADLTVFIRQSHGAFDLQRIGELTSFQAEGNIWQL from the coding sequence ATGTCAATTTCAGAGGAAAAAAATGGCTTGCTGGCACGTATTAGAGCCAGTGTAGAATCTTTATTACCTATTAATCAGCACAATAAGCGTTGTGATACCTTTAATATGACTGATGACATTCGCCAGAAGGTGTTACAAGTGTTAGTGACTTTTTCTGATGAAATTCCTCATCCTGCTCAAGTCAGTACTGATGCTAGCAATCTAGAGAGTGTCAATAAACAAAATAACGAAGGTCAGAATAAGAATACAGAATCATCGACTTTACTACGTTGGCAAGTCTTGGCCTATATCTCAGGCATCGACTTAACCCTTGCTAAGTGGTTTGAATCACATCTTGATGCGCTAAGCATCCTATATGAATTGGGTCATGGCGAAACGCAGCAAGGTCTCTGGGCGGTATGGGCGGCTGAAGGTCACCCCAACCCTATTCGTTATCAAGATGGCAAAATTAGTGGCTCTAAATCTTGGTGTTCAGGTGCCCATATCGTGGACTATGCGCTGATGACTTATCGTGATGAGCAGGGTAAATCACAGTTGCTGACCGTAGACATGAATCAAAGTGGTATCGACATTGATAATAGTGCTTGGCAAGCGGTAGGTATGCAAGCTACAGACACCGCGACCGTCACCTTTGATCACGTTGCAGCCACTCAAGTGGGCACTCCCAATGCTTATCTAGATCGTGTCGGCTTTTGGCATGGTGCAGCGGGTGTCGCTGCTTGTTGGTATGGGGCGACTGCAAGCTTGGCGGCCTACTTAATTGAGTCTTATCAACAAAAACCCAATGACTATAAAGCCATGTATTTAGGTCAAATAAGTAGTGATTTGGCCGTCTCTCGCCAGTATTTGCATCAAGTTGCTTATTTGATAGACAGTCAGCCTGAAGACAATCATGAGCTTGCTATCCGTCAGTTAAGAACAAATATTGAGCAGCTGGCACGACAAGTGATAGAGACGGTTGGACAAGCTTTAGGGGCAGCGCCTTTTTGTGGTAATGCGCACTTTGCTACCTTATCAGCGGATTTGACTGTATTTATTCGTCAAAGTCATGGCGCCTTTGATTTGCAAAGAATTGGAGAGTTAACCAGTTTTCAGGCAGAGGGCAATATATGGCAACTGTAG
- a CDS encoding alpha,alpha-trehalose-phosphate synthase (UDP-forming): protein MSRLIVLSNRVKMPDNNPMAGGLAVALSELLKESSGIWMGWNGQIAESDNTADSAVLDNGYKDNSNEFTTYTKSTSVLSSVGCPASTLEITYITTALTPKQYEHYYCGFANNVLWPLLHEQTDLIRQAPEDYDSYQSVNRLFAQQLKQFIQPDDVIWVHDYHFLSVAYYCRQLGITNRIGFFLHIPFAPLKFWQQLDRSPELIKHLSHYDVIGTQTQHDKANCLTVMQHYLKPSSVTQHGSAHCLTVNIGSSRPHRLTVDAYPIGVNVAKIQQLVSPLSLEYGLECEPNTHKNTHIKAAAQNIIAVDRIDYSKGLLERFSAYSVFLQQYPNYQNQLKLFQIACPSRLDLSVYQRLYDNVRQSVHDINQQFLGTDEISESVKLGSVDLDAINETAPSIEGLSTAAFKRRWQAISYCENVLSHETLMKAFWHSDIGWVNSLKDGMNLVAKEYIAAQNPANPGVLLLSRYAGAAEQMQAAVIIDPQQPDSIVQGLNTALSMPLQERKERHQALLNGLKQDNLQSWQQDFLEDLYQVV, encoded by the coding sequence ATGAGTCGCTTAATTGTGTTATCTAACCGAGTGAAAATGCCTGATAACAATCCTATGGCAGGGGGACTTGCGGTAGCATTATCTGAGCTCTTAAAAGAAAGTTCAGGCATCTGGATGGGCTGGAATGGGCAAATTGCCGAGAGTGATAACACCGCTGATTCTGCGGTATTGGATAACGGTTATAAAGATAACAGTAATGAGTTTACTACTTATACAAAATCAACCTCCGTATTGAGCAGTGTCGGCTGTCCCGCCTCTACACTAGAGATTACTTATATTACTACTGCCCTAACCCCCAAACAGTACGAGCATTATTATTGCGGATTTGCCAACAATGTCTTGTGGCCTTTATTGCACGAGCAAACCGATCTTATTCGACAAGCGCCAGAGGACTATGACAGTTATCAATCGGTTAATCGCCTATTTGCCCAGCAGCTGAAGCAATTTATTCAGCCCGACGATGTGATTTGGGTTCACGATTATCATTTTTTGAGTGTGGCTTATTATTGTCGACAATTGGGTATCACCAATCGTATTGGCTTCTTTTTACATATACCTTTTGCGCCATTAAAGTTTTGGCAGCAGCTTGATAGGAGTCCTGAGTTAATTAAGCATTTGTCTCATTATGATGTCATTGGCACTCAAACTCAGCATGATAAAGCGAATTGCTTAACGGTCATGCAACACTATCTAAAGCCAAGCAGTGTCACACAGCATGGTAGTGCGCATTGCTTAACCGTAAATATTGGCTCAAGCAGACCGCATCGTTTGACAGTAGATGCTTATCCTATCGGGGTCAATGTTGCCAAAATTCAGCAGCTTGTAAGCCCACTAAGCTTAGAGTACGGCTTAGAATGCGAACCGAACACTCATAAAAATACCCATATCAAAGCGGCTGCCCAAAATATCATCGCTGTCGATAGGATTGACTACTCTAAAGGTCTATTAGAGCGATTTTCAGCTTATAGTGTTTTTCTGCAGCAATATCCTAACTATCAAAACCAATTAAAACTATTTCAGATTGCCTGCCCTAGCCGCTTAGATCTCAGTGTTTATCAGCGACTTTATGACAATGTTAGACAATCAGTTCATGACATTAATCAGCAGTTTTTGGGCACGGATGAAATATCCGAATCGGTTAAGTTAGGGTCTGTTGATTTAGACGCTATTAATGAAACTGCGCCGAGTATAGAGGGCCTCAGTACAGCCGCCTTTAAAAGACGTTGGCAAGCCATTTCTTATTGCGAAAACGTATTAAGTCACGAAACATTGATGAAGGCGTTTTGGCACAGTGATATCGGCTGGGTCAATTCACTAAAAGATGGCATGAACTTGGTCGCTAAAGAATACATTGCGGCCCAAAATCCCGCTAATCCAGGTGTGTTATTACTGTCCCGCTATGCTGGTGCGGCTGAACAAATGCAGGCAGCGGTCATTATTGATCCTCAGCAACCTGATAGCATAGTTCAAGGGTTAAATACCGCACTTAGTATGCCACTGCAGGAACGAAAAGAACGCCATCAAGCCCTATTAAATGGGTTGAAGCAGGATAACTTACAGTCTTGGCAGCAAGACTTTTTGGAAGATCTATACCAAGTGGTCTAG
- the otsB gene encoding trehalose-phosphatase, whose product MNSAQLTDLETPTTSPTLIGPDNLADYLSAVSHYCLFLDIDGTLAEFTLNPKDSFIPLSTLTLLQNIQSSGIQVGIVTGRSLVEAKQMLSPLQVPIAATHGLEMSWKQDPMGEIDLLELSQIKQNLTVACQPYPDLRIENKPYSSALHYRKDPTLADISHSLMSNAIHNLDNWTLKPGKYVWEAVPKGINKGTAILALQQYMSQSQPLCPIFIGDDITDEAGFEAVQNLSIPVEQSTNSDSKFPKQLQGIGIKVGNEPTCANYYVQDIDAVSELLEGFVKMTMSDCL is encoded by the coding sequence GTGAATTCAGCACAACTTACTGATTTAGAAACACCTACTACCTCTCCTACTCTCATCGGACCAGATAATCTTGCTGATTATTTGTCTGCTGTCTCTCACTATTGCTTGTTTTTGGACATAGATGGCACGCTTGCTGAATTTACACTGAATCCTAAAGACAGCTTTATTCCGCTCTCTACATTGACCCTTTTGCAAAATATTCAAAGTTCTGGCATCCAAGTTGGCATAGTAACGGGACGCAGTCTTGTTGAAGCGAAGCAGATGTTATCGCCATTACAGGTGCCAATTGCGGCGACCCATGGTTTAGAGATGTCATGGAAACAGGACCCTATGGGAGAAATCGACCTTTTAGAATTGAGTCAAATTAAGCAAAACCTGACTGTGGCTTGCCAGCCTTATCCTGATTTAAGGATAGAAAATAAACCCTATTCCTCTGCCCTGCATTATCGTAAAGATCCTACTCTGGCGGATATCAGCCATAGCCTAATGTCTAACGCTATACACAATCTTGATAACTGGACGTTAAAGCCTGGCAAATATGTGTGGGAAGCGGTACCTAAAGGGATTAATAAAGGTACGGCCATATTAGCTTTACAACAATATATGTCACAAAGTCAGCCGCTATGCCCTATTTTTATTGGCGATGATATTACCGATGAAGCGGGATTTGAGGCAGTTCAAAACCTCAGTATTCCAGTAGAGCAGTCAACAAATTCTGATTCTAAATTTCCTAAGCAATTACAAGGTATCGGTATTAAAGTAGGCAATGAGCCTACGTGCGCTAATTATTATGTACAAGATATTGATGCGGTTAGCGAGTTACTTGAAGGCTTTGTAAAAATGACAATGAGTGACTGCCTATGA
- a CDS encoding APC family permease produces MSHKLQKKEIFSVALGSVIGWGAFVLPGNVFLKDYGLLNTAIGFTIAVFMLVFIEKSYSMVMERVPKSGGEYSFANDLLGKKTAFVTGWGLLLAYISIIPLNATAVPMVLDKVFPSYSKGSLLYTVSGYEVFSNDVLVSLSIIIFFIIINLRGLKDAALAQKICVFTLVFSLMVITLFTFGSIGEVEQQNLQSNLGTIDTASIIRIIAFAPWAFIGFDTVAQLAGDHRIAAKTVSRVTLLAIIIGALIYNVLNLITALGVNSTELDAVSWQTGQAVKTLVGNGLFYLLGVAMFGAVISGLNGFFIGSSRLVLSMSQDYDIGTQSLNNKSDADLRATKNVETVENAETSSGSINIPKWIIFFIGGCSLMVPFLGRNALLWFVDLSSVGASIAYLVTCVCAYKIAETGTGKFISIMGVLVSFAFLVFLLTPFFDSNITMPSYYVLILWCVLGLMVYLFLNKSKPNVSLN; encoded by the coding sequence ATGTCTCATAAATTACAGAAAAAAGAAATATTTTCAGTAGCATTAGGTTCAGTTATCGGTTGGGGTGCTTTTGTATTACCGGGTAATGTTTTTCTCAAAGACTATGGACTGTTAAATACGGCTATTGGTTTTACCATTGCCGTCTTTATGTTGGTATTTATAGAAAAAAGCTATTCAATGGTCATGGAGCGTGTGCCCAAATCAGGCGGAGAGTATAGCTTTGCGAATGACCTATTGGGTAAGAAGACAGCATTTGTCACTGGGTGGGGATTGTTACTTGCTTATATATCGATTATTCCGCTAAATGCCACAGCCGTACCCATGGTGCTTGATAAGGTATTTCCTTCTTATTCAAAAGGCAGCTTGTTGTATACGGTGTCAGGCTATGAGGTTTTTAGCAATGATGTCTTGGTTTCTCTTTCGATCATTATTTTCTTCATTATTATTAATTTACGCGGATTAAAAGATGCTGCGTTGGCTCAAAAGATTTGCGTCTTCACTTTGGTTTTCTCGCTGATGGTAATCACCTTATTTACCTTTGGTAGTATTGGTGAGGTAGAACAACAAAACCTACAAAGCAACTTGGGTACTATCGATACCGCCTCTATTATTCGCATAATTGCCTTCGCTCCGTGGGCTTTCATAGGATTTGATACCGTTGCTCAGCTGGCAGGGGACCATAGGATTGCGGCGAAAACAGTTTCAAGAGTGACGTTGCTAGCGATTATCATTGGTGCCTTAATTTATAACGTGTTAAATCTGATTACTGCTTTGGGCGTGAATAGCACCGAGCTTGATGCGGTCTCATGGCAAACGGGACAGGCAGTGAAAACACTGGTGGGTAATGGTCTGTTCTATTTATTGGGCGTGGCCATGTTTGGTGCGGTCATATCTGGATTAAATGGCTTCTTTATAGGTTCGAGTCGTTTGGTGCTGAGCATGAGTCAAGACTATGATATCGGCACTCAGTCTCTAAATAACAAAAGTGATGCAGATCTTAGAGCCACTAAAAACGTTGAAACTGTTGAGAATGCTGAGACTAGCAGCGGAAGCATTAATATCCCAAAATGGATTATCTTTTTCATTGGTGGCTGTTCGTTGATGGTGCCATTCTTAGGTCGTAATGCCTTACTATGGTTTGTAGATTTATCTTCTGTAGGGGCGTCAATCGCTTACTTAGTCACCTGTGTGTGTGCTTATAAAATTGCTGAAACGGGTACAGGTAAATTTATTAGTATTATGGGTGTGCTGGTCTCATTTGCCTTTTTAGTATTCTTATTAACCCCATTCTTTGATTCAAATATCACTATGCCTTCGTACTATGTTCTTATTTTATGGTGTGTTTTAGGACTCATGGTTTATCTATTCTTGAATAAGTCGAAGCCAAACGTATCGTTAAATTAA
- the tauD gene encoding taurine dioxygenase: MTLQIEQLSPNIGALIKGFDFSQPMTDETKQQITDALLQHQVIFFRDQPITPTQQVDFAKQFGTLHIHPIFPHAEEAREIVVLDNHQLDLTDNSIWHTDVTFIEKPPLGSILAAKKVPSIGGDTTWSSSYAAWEALSPAYQRMLEGLTATHEFVNSFPLERFGNTPDAHKKWIQVQLENPPVTHPVVRTHPVTGKKLIFVNEGFTSKINEVSPAESKSILSFLYQHIAKPEFTIRWHWQNNDIAFWDNRATQHYAVGDYTKESHRIMHRATVNGDRPV; encoded by the coding sequence ATGACATTGCAAATAGAACAACTAAGTCCCAATATTGGTGCACTCATTAAGGGATTTGATTTCAGCCAACCGATGACAGATGAGACTAAGCAACAAATTACGGATGCTTTATTACAGCATCAAGTAATCTTCTTTAGAGATCAGCCTATTACGCCGACCCAACAAGTCGACTTTGCCAAACAATTTGGTACTTTGCATATTCATCCCATTTTTCCGCATGCCGAAGAAGCGCGAGAAATCGTCGTGCTGGACAATCATCAGTTAGACCTAACAGACAACTCAATCTGGCATACCGATGTGACCTTTATTGAGAAGCCACCTCTAGGTAGTATTTTGGCTGCCAAAAAAGTACCTTCAATCGGTGGAGATACCACTTGGTCAAGTAGCTATGCAGCTTGGGAGGCTCTGTCCCCTGCCTATCAGCGTATGTTAGAAGGGCTTACTGCCACGCATGAATTTGTGAACTCATTCCCTCTTGAAAGGTTTGGCAACACCCCAGATGCTCATAAAAAATGGATACAGGTGCAGCTAGAAAACCCACCGGTTACTCATCCTGTGGTTAGAACACATCCGGTTACTGGGAAAAAGCTAATTTTCGTCAACGAAGGCTTTACCAGTAAGATTAACGAGGTCTCTCCTGCTGAAAGCAAATCGATCTTAAGCTTCCTATATCAACACATCGCCAAACCTGAATTTACCATTCGTTGGCATTGGCAAAACAATGATATCGCTTTTTGGGACAATCGTGCCACACAGCACTATGCCGTAGGCGATTACACCAAAGAGAGTCACCGTATTATGCATAGAGCGACGGTGAATGGAGATAGACCGGTTTAA
- a CDS encoding aldehyde dehydrogenase yields the protein MSANNQPLTKEQVFQLAKDKQLYAGNLIEGASSTRTVENTTPIDNSVIGNIADATAEDVDVAVVSAREQFNHGEWRKLPPAERKRRMQKWARLLEMHLEELAALDCIDAGKPITECLNTDLPATIETFDWYAESIDKVFGKVAPTGSDALSWIVKEPIGVVSVVLPWNFPAQMFAWKVAPALIMGNSVIVKPAELTSLSAYRMVELAYEAGIPKAALQMVCGRGEIVGAAIGQHMDIDMVSFTGSTEVGRLFLTYSAKSNLKEVVLECGGKSPQIVFEEAEINSDMIDNILSAAFWNMSENCSCGSRLLVHSSHKQQVIEQLIAGLDSWKLGDPREEAVSIGPMIEKAHFEKVKGYLDKTLEEGGELVAGGKIHDTLGSGWYIEPTVFDNVDSQMSIFKEEVFGPILAITSFETEEEAIKLANDSSYGLAASFYTKDLKQAIRVANQIQAGTVSINGFSEGDITTPFGGYKQSGFGGRDNGLEALEQYCQTKTIWVVN from the coding sequence ATGTCCGCTAACAATCAACCTTTGACCAAAGAACAAGTCTTTCAACTTGCCAAAGACAAGCAATTATATGCAGGCAATCTTATTGAAGGAGCATCTTCAACAAGAACCGTAGAAAACACCACTCCAATTGACAATAGTGTCATTGGTAATATCGCTGATGCCACAGCAGAAGATGTGGATGTTGCGGTTGTCTCAGCTCGTGAGCAATTTAATCATGGTGAATGGCGTAAGTTGCCGCCTGCTGAACGCAAACGTCGCATGCAAAAGTGGGCAAGGTTATTGGAGATGCACCTTGAAGAGCTTGCGGCATTAGACTGCATCGATGCTGGCAAGCCTATTACCGAATGTTTAAACACGGATTTACCGGCGACTATCGAAACTTTTGACTGGTATGCAGAGTCTATCGATAAAGTTTTTGGTAAAGTGGCGCCGACTGGTAGCGATGCCTTATCGTGGATTGTTAAAGAGCCTATTGGGGTGGTGAGTGTGGTGCTGCCTTGGAACTTCCCCGCCCAGATGTTTGCTTGGAAAGTTGCTCCTGCTCTTATCATGGGAAATAGCGTCATCGTAAAACCTGCTGAGCTGACGTCATTATCGGCTTATCGTATGGTTGAGCTGGCCTATGAAGCCGGTATACCCAAAGCAGCCTTACAAATGGTGTGTGGACGTGGAGAAATAGTAGGCGCGGCCATCGGACAGCATATGGATATTGATATGGTGTCCTTCACGGGCTCAACTGAAGTAGGCAGATTGTTCCTAACTTATTCGGCAAAAAGTAACCTAAAAGAAGTGGTGCTAGAGTGCGGTGGTAAAAGCCCACAAATCGTTTTCGAGGAGGCCGAGATAAATTCAGATATGATTGATAATATCTTATCAGCTGCCTTCTGGAACATGAGTGAAAACTGTAGCTGTGGCTCTCGCTTGTTGGTGCACAGCAGTCATAAGCAGCAAGTTATTGAGCAGCTTATCGCAGGCTTGGATTCATGGAAGTTGGGGGACCCTCGAGAAGAGGCAGTATCTATCGGACCCATGATTGAGAAAGCCCATTTTGAAAAAGTGAAAGGCTATCTTGATAAGACTTTGGAAGAGGGCGGTGAACTTGTTGCCGGCGGTAAGATTCACGATACTCTAGGCAGTGGTTGGTATATTGAACCTACTGTTTTTGATAATGTTGATTCACAAATGTCTATTTTCAAAGAAGAGGTATTTGGTCCAATTCTTGCCATTACTAGCTTTGAAACAGAAGAAGAGGCGATTAAATTAGCCAATGATAGCAGTTATGGCTTAGCAGCCTCTTTTTATACCAAAGATTTGAAACAAGCCATTCGGGTGGCAAATCAGATTCAGGCCGGCACAGTCTCTATCAATGGCTTCTCTGAAGGCGATATTACCACTCCGTTTGGTGGTTATAAGCAATCTGGTTTTGGTGGCCGAGACAATGGGCTTGAGG